CACGGGAGCAGCGACGGGGCTGTGGTTTGGGGGCCCAGCTCTGAGGCCCTGCCCAGAGGCGGGCAGCTCTGACCCGAGGGGTTGGCTGGAGCGTCAGTCGTCCGAatgtgggggcagggcaggggctccCGGGCCGGCTCACACGGGGGACGTGGCCGTGGACTCGCTGCACAGGCTCTCCACGATGTCGGCGCGCTGGATGCGGCGCAGGGCCGCAAGGAGGGTGTCGAGCGTGGCGCTGTCCtgggcggcccagctggccagcAGGGCGCGGGCTGGGCAGGCCTCGTGGGTGAAGGAGTCTATGTGCTCAGGCTGGTAACCCAACTCGCCTGCCAGATGCCGCCAGGTGTCCCCCGCAGAGCCGTTGAGCAGCTTCTCCACCTCCTCCCGCTTGGCCAGTGGCAGGCTGCTGTAGAGGCCTCCATCACCCTTGAGGGCTGCCAAGAACCCAGGGGGAGTCAGGCACTACCCACTAGACCCCCTTTCTCCCACAGTGGGTGTGGGGGCCTGGAATAAGACCCAAGAAGGGCTGAGACACTTCTCCTCTCAGTCTGGGGAGGACCCAAGAGCCTAAAAGCAGAGGAATGCCCAAGATGCAGTCCTGGATGTGGGCAGGGCAGTGGAGGCACCTGGGGGATGCTGACTCATGTCTTCTCCTCATCCTTAGCTCCAGAGCCATCCCCAGCCCCTAActtccctgcccccgccccccagcaaTTAATCAAGGCAGAGGAGACAGGACTTCTGGTCCTAGACTCAACTGCAGCAAGTGTCTGGAGCTGGGCTATGGGCCACCAATTAGGGGACATAATTAACTACTTGTTCCCCAGAAGTCCTGGGCAGGAGGCTAATTGCAGCCACTCTGAGGAGTAATTAGCTCTGGGGGACAATTAGCTTGATGAGTCTAGATGCTCCAGTTTGTCAAAGCTTCTGTTTCCCAAGTCATTCCACTGGCAAGGGCCTCTGCTACCCACTCTCTCACCCCACCTCTTCCACCCAGAGGCCTGCAGCCAGCCCCTCTGCAGTCCCTCCTACAGTCTAATCTTCATTACTCCTGTTCTCCCTGCCTCAGTACCCCCCCGCCCGGCCCTGCTACTCACCCTGGCCTGCGGCAGTCTGCGTGTGGGGCTGCTGGTCATGCAGGCTCTGGCTGTCCACAGAGATGCCGCTATCGCTGTGTAGCTTTTCCCCCTCTGGTGGGGGTGTCTGGTTCACAGGTCGGCTGTTGGCTCCTTGCTTGTTCTGCTTGCAGCTGTTCCACCTGGAGCCGGAGCATAGGCCCAGTCTCAGAGCCTGAGGAGCCACACGGCCATGTGGCTAAAGTGTCTGTGCTCTGGCGCATGGGCACCAGAGGCCTGGTGGGGGCTGGTCCCTAACCCCCGCCCAGCACGGGAGGCTCTCTCATACCTGCCCTCTACATTCCTTTCCCCGGCCCACACTGGAAGCACCGTGAGGGCACAGCGGCACCCAGGGCTTGGTGTATGTGGCCGGTGTTCAGTAAATGTCCATGGGACGACTGGTGCACAAATAAATGACTTCCCAGAATTTCACTTTTCCCAATCTTTCCTTCTAAAGTACTCCCACATGTGTGCAGGCGTACGTGTGAGGATTTCCCCTGCTATTATAAGCAAtaaggaaaaactaaaagcaaaccAAATGTCCATCTATAGGagattggttaaataaattatactcCACCCATATTATTGAATGAGCAGTTATAACTAATCAGATAATTCTATATGTTCTGAGGAAAGCTCTCCCAAGGGAGATCAGTGAAAAAGTAAGTTGCAGAATATGTAGAGTGTGATCacattgatattaaaaaaaaagaaagccaaccTGCGTGTACATATAACCATAAAAGGTTTTATACACATGTGTTTATAAATGCATAGAAAATGGCTGGAAGGGATCCATTCCAAACAGAGTCCAAAGAGGAGAGGGGTAGGTAGGATTTGGAGAGATAAAAGGAGGTTTTACGACTTTTTGCTTTACAAGACATTGGTCGTCTCTGCATTATCCCAAACAACCATgttatttctttgatgattttttCTAAAGAATGGAAAATGCATTTAAACATCTAAAATGCTTTTGAGTTCTTCTCCACATCCTGGATTTCTGGACATGAGTGCCATAACATCCATGTGTGACATGGGaaagaaagatacacacacacacacaggtaactGTGTGAATAAATGGGGTCCAGGGAATGAGGATGCAAGCAGCTGGTAAAAGCAGCTCTGTGTGCAGCTGGAGGCTGAGGAGTCAGGCAGGGGAGGACAGTGCGGGTGGGGAGGTGCTGACGCCAGGGCAGGACGGGCCTGCCACACCTTGAAGTAAAGACTTCAGCGTGAAGTTGATGGCAAATGAGGATGAGCTTGGTTTGGGGCTGAGTTAAAAGAGTGTGTGCATTTTCAGGTCATGGTCGCAGCAAAGCTCTCCCTGAGGCCAAAGATCTGGCTCCCTGTCTCAGGTTCCCCCTCTCACCTCTTGAAGGCGATGTAGGCCACAAGGCCCACAACCACAGCAGCCAGGATGGAGCAATAGACAGGGATGAGGTTGTCGGCGGTACCTCGGGTCACCACAGGCTGGGAGCTGCCCATCACAGTGGTCACCACATCTGACACAGTGCTGGTTACCAGATCTTGCTCTGGAGGTACCTCGGGCTCCTGGGTGCTGGGGTCTGTGCTGTCAGAGCCCTCAGGGGGCGTGGCCCGTGTAATCCAACGTCCAGGGATCTCTGGAAGAAAAGGCTACAGGAGTGAGGACCCACTTTCCCCCGAGTCCCTCCCCTAGATCCTGACCCCCAGAGCTTTACCCCAGCCCCGGCCTTGCCCCAGGTGCTTGTATGCCCGGCGGCTACACGTACAGGTGTGGGCTGGGATTGGCTATATGACATCACGATGGTGGAGAAGACCAAGGATCTAAGATCAACAGCCCTCGGCCCCCTTCAGCTCTGTCACTGACTTCCTGTGTGACTCTGGACCAGTTCCTTCAACTCTCAGGACCTCAATTTCCGTATCTATAGAATGGGGATATTAAAAGATAGTCTTCAAGCTCCTTTCCATCTCGGGGAAAGCTGTGACCCTATAATTCAACTCTGCCTACTCTGGGTACCCAGAAGCCTCGCCTGGAGATAAACACACAAAGAAGTAAATAAGCACTAGGATGCCTCCAGCTGGAGGCAGGCTAGCAAATGTAATTTCTCTGGCCCCAGCTTGTCCTAGTGGTCCCAGTCATCCCTGTCCTAAAGAAGGGTAAGAGTAATCAGGTGTGGCAGAGAGGTACTGTCCGATGCACTGTCCTCTGAGAGCTGACATCCAGCCTTTTTTCCAGGCTCTCGTGTCCTAGCTCTAGGCTcaggcagggtggggaggtgCACAGCTGGCTTGCTTCCCTCCAGCCAGTCCATGGATAGTGGCTAGCCTCTATTTCCTGCCCTGTGTAGCCCCCATACCATCTGATCTTGCCATCCAGAGAAGACAGTGTCAGATAGCCCAAACCCAAGTGGGAAAGGATGAGGACTGCTGGCGGAGAGCAAGCCCACAGACCAGGCACTGCCCTGTCTCAGAGGAAGGAGACTGCTCTGCCACCTACTGAGGTTCTTTCATATCAGCTGGGCATTGCCAGCCCCCCTGGTAGGGGACTGAGCACTCCCTGGCAGCAGTGGGTGgtattttccattctttcacCCAGCTGAAGGCAGTACCTGGGGTTGTGGGCTCTGGATGACCTGGGGGTACCTGTCTGGGCAAAGTTGCCTACCCCATCTATCCTCGCTTCCCACGCCTGAGGCAGGGAGGGAAAGCAGACAGGACAAGCCACTGGGGTGAAGGGCAGGGACTTTGCTCCCCAGATCTGCCCCACTCAGCCCTCAAGTTTGCCCACCCAAATTGGAATTGAAGCTGCCCACTGGTTTCCTAGACCTCCTTGGCTCAAGGCAAAGATGCTTCAAAGGCCCCCACTTTCAGCACCTTCTGAAGAATAAGGTCCCCAGATGTGACTCTGGAATCCATCTGGCTGGCACTGGCGAGGGGGCTGCCATCTGCTGCcctatccctcccctccctcatctCAGTCCTGGGAAGGATAGGGTGGAAGAGGTGGGGCAGGGAGTGGAGGAGACACAGCCCTACCTTCTGACACGGCACTGGTTTGGGGAGGGTCTTCTCTTGCCTGGCTAGGGGACTGGGCCAGCTGGGGAGGCTGAGGGTACAGCTCTGCTCAAGTGACCCGAACCCAGAGGCTGAAGGCACGGTTAGGTGGAAGGTCAGTGAATCAGGCATCACAGAGATTTAGGAGCAGAGGGGAAGAGCTGAGGGAGGGTGGGAGCCAGACCAGGCTGAAGACAGCGCTTCCAGGGTGCTTTCCCCTAGTCTCCCGAATGCCCCCCTAACAGAGGGCGAGGATGAGATCCAGATGTGACCACGTCCTCTGGCATTCCAATCCACTAAGCCCCTGGCAGGTCCTGACAGCCGTTTCCGGCATAGGAGCTCTCAGACTTGGGGGGGTGGAAAGAAGGACTGGGTTACTCCTCCTAAACCCAAATTTCTTTAGTTGAGGGCTAGAGGGTCAGGTTCTGCCCCCAAGGTGGGTGAGTCACCATGTGGACACCTGAAATGTATATGCAACGAATATACCCTGCACTGGAGGGGAGGGGGACAGCCAAACTACCACAAGTCAAATTCCATTTCCTGAAATGCTCCCCCCTGCCCTGGAGCTGACATGTAACCCTTccgagggagaaggagaagaggggcagGGACAAACACACCCCTTCAGGGTGGCTGGAAAAGCAGAGCAGTATCTGGAAGGAATCTGTGAATGCCCGTAAAGGCAGAGCCCACCCCTCTCCCAGCTGGCAACCTTTCTTTGCTCTAACTGCACCCCTaactcccaccccccaccagctAGTCCCAACTTGCCCACAGAAGCGTGCCACCCGCTGCCCGTTGCAGGCTGCTGAAACTCCCCCTGCTCTGCCCTGCGCCTGATGCTACTTGCCTGTCTCCTGGGCCAGGGCAATTGCCCCCGGAACCACCACATCCCACTGCTCCACCCCAACCCCACATCCCAGTGCAGGAAGCTTCACACACATGCTTGGCCTCAGCCCAGCTTAACAGCCCTCTCCACCCTGAGGGCACCAGAGGATCACAGGATTTGGAAGGCCGGCACGGGTGTGTCAGAGCAGAGGCTCTCCACAGCAGGGGATCTGCCTCCCCCATCCGACTGCAGGCAGACTGAAGGCAGAGGCTGTGCTGCCCCCACCACAAAGGGGGATCTCCTGGGAACTAAGTGCTGGCAGACTGGGGCAAAGGCCAGCTCTCTCCTGTCCAACTCAGGGCTCCCAGAAGGAGGCACTTGTTGCCTGCTCAAAATGGGACAGCCCCCTGAGGGTTAGGTCCCAAAGGGAAATAGCTACACGGGTGCCCAGTCCTAGAGCGATAGAAAGTAAAGGCAGTCAACCCCTCTCCCAAGATGGATGTCACCAACCAGGGGACCAAAACAGTTCCGCCCTGGCTACCACAGGGCTTCCTCCTCCCATGTCAGGAACTGCCCATCCGACTAAGGCGGGCATACCCAGCTCCCATCCCCCCGGGGAGCTGAGGGCCATCCACATGCACCTGCCTCATCCTCAGGCTCCCAAACCCCAAGCCtgctgctttcctttccttctctatcCCAAAGCGCCCCTGTTCCCACGATCTCCTCAGTGTTCCCCGGGTCTCACTTCATCCTTGGCTAAACTGTAACAGGGACTTCTGACCCCTCCCCAACAAGGTGACGTGAACCAGCCCCTGTCCCTAACCTGGAAACCCTGTGACCAgtaggaaactgaggtccagaaacCAAAGTGACCTTCTTGACATCACTCAGTAAGTGAGAGTGTGGCGGACTCCATCCTAAGTCCCAGAGCCACAGTGGGTCTCAGAGCCAAAGGGTCCCAGTTCTGGAGGGTCCTAGACCCCTTCTCCAGTTCAGAGAGTCTACCTCAGGCTCAAACATGCACTATCTGTGCTCTGGCCACAGAGGCCACCTCTCTGCCACCCACCCAGTCCCAAGCCGGCAGCCACAGATTACCAAAGCGTGGGAACCGAGTGCGGCCTGGGAGGATGCTTTCCAAACACTTAGCCCAGAGAGGCTAACAGTGGATGGGGTCCTTTGGTGGGAAAGATCAGGAGGGTGTCTGCTGGCTCGAGGCCATGGGGGCTGCCCCTGCAGGCCATGGGCGGACCCTTGTAGACCCTGCCGGCGGGGGTGGGCGCCTTCCGCACCGCGCAGCCCCGGGCTCTCACCCTCGCACTCGGCGTCGGCCCAGCGCGTGCACTCGCGCAGCTGGCGCTCCGTGTCCTCGCACACCGTGCAGGGCAGGCAGGGGTCCACGTGGTTGGCCTCGTCGGAGTACGTGCCGTCGGGGCACTCCTCGCAGACGGTGTTCTGCTTGTCCTGGCACGAGAACACGAGCCCCGAGCCCGCCTCGCACACGCGGCACGCCTCGCAGCGGCCGGTCGTCTCGTCCTGGTAATAGCCGTAGGCGCAGCGGCACACGGCGTCGTCGGCCTCCACGCAGGGCGCCGACATGCTCTGCAGTCCCACGCACTCCGTGCACGGCTTACACGGCTCCGTGGCGCTCACCACGTCCGAGAAGGTCACGCCTGAGGACAGAGGGATGtgcgggatgggggtgggggagccgcACCCCGAATTTAGTCGCCTGCCCTCGGGGCACTTGGGACGCTGGAGCCCCTCGGCCCACCTCGCCCCCTCATTAACACCCCCTTCTCCCGCCCGTCCCCGATTCCGGGTGTGGGAAAGctgggaaagagaaagggagccAGGAGCCCCATGCTCCGGCCCCGGAAACTCTGGCCCTGAAGTCTCAAGGGGTAACACAGCTGGTGCCGGTAAATTTCTTGGCAGATTCTCTCCGAGAGTTCCCAGCATGATTAAGGAATAATCTGAGCGTGGTTCCCACCCAGCCCTTCCCCCAGGCCAGAGCTGAGCTGTGAACCCAGCCCAGGCATGGCCAGCCTTCCCAGAGAGCCTCAGCTGCCCTTCCATTTCTATCCGCACAGGCAGAGGCTCAGGTGTGGCCTGAATGGGAGTAACTAGGGTTAGATGACAAAATCTCCCACCCATGGCGCTACCCCACGCTGCTGAAGGGCTTGGCTCTAGAGGGCGGGGATGGGACTCCTGCTAAGAAAGGCACAGCGGGAGGGGTTGAAGCTAGAAGGGAAAGAGGACTTGTGTGTGTGGTCCCTCTTTGCACGAGGCAGAGAGGACCCTGGCATCCCTCCCCTTATTCTGGAGCATGAGTCAAAGGGCATGAAGGAAAAATCTCTAAGCTCACTCTTGACTCATGCGCTGGAGTAAGGGAACGGATGCCAGGGTCCTCTCTGCCTCGTGTAAAGAGTGGGTAGGCACAGAGCCAGATCTTCTTTACCCCTTCTAGCCCAGAGTGGGGAACTCCATGCCAAACTGAATCCAAGAGAATGTATCCTTGCTCCAAGGGCAGGAAGAGCACACAGTTAGGACCTGAGAACTGGGGAAAGAGGGTAGCTCAGAATGTGGAAGCAGAGGTAGCAGATTAGGATCCCAATGGAGGGAAACTGGGGCTTGCTGTGGGGTTCCTATCTTAACCTTCTCTAACGGCATCCAGACACAAGATGGAGCACAGGGTCATTATCTTGGAGGTTGGAATTAGGGCTGGAGAAGCAAAGAAGGGAAAAAGCAGAGAGAAGTCAAAGGGGCAGCAGTTGGGAGTAGGGTGGGGgtttggagagaagaaaagatagaGATGGGCCTGGAGGGAGCCTTCAGTTTCAACTCACTTCTGGCAGAGCAACTCCTGTGCTTCTCTTCTTAGGCATCAAGCAGGTCTGGATTCAAAACCTGCTTCCATCactttattagctgtgtgactctgggtgtcttacttaacctctctgagcttttttctttctctgtaaaacTGGGAATAATGTCTCTGTTCACAGGGTTGTGGTGAGGAGTAAGTGAAATTCTACCATTAAGCACTTGACACACAGCAGGGATCCTGTAACAGTTGGGCCCCTGGGGTGGGCAATGATAAATTCAGTAGCAGGGATACAGTCAAACAGAAAGGACTTCCTAGCAAAGGCAAGATGTCCGATTTATACAAGAAGCTCCTATCTCGTTGGCATGTGGCAGTGGGGTGGGTCTAGTCACatgggagggaaaggagagggccCTGCTCatgggaaaatacagaaaattagcAGCGAACTCCTAGGAGAGAGTTTTAGGGGGTGGGAAAAATGTGGTCTTTTTTGGcagagaatgaaggcaggagCTTAATGGGTTTCCTTGTGGAAACGTTTTGAGGATAGAGGGAAAGTCCGCTGGGGTCTCCATCCCATAAAGTAGACTTTTAAAGGCAGCCTGTTAAcacagctgggggagggggggaaatgtgagaaaagaggaagggaggggagtggagggagCAAGCGGGATTTCTGAGCTGCCTCTCTGCTCCtgtctcctctccccttccctggagatgccctctctcagcctcCTGTATCCCAGCCCTTGCTTTGACAGAAGGATTAGGGTCCCATCTTGGGAGACTTGCTGTCCAAAGAGAAGAGGTCCTGGGTAAGAGTCTAGGAAATGAGAGGAAAACATGGGAGATTCCAGGGCAGCTGTGATTGGCTAGTCCTGCCCTGGGATGGAAACCCTGTtaggccagggccaggggaggTACCCAGATGGCAAGGTAGCAAAGGGATGTCTAGCCTTCCCTACCTGGCATCCCTCTGCTGGGGGATGGAGTTACAGGATCCACAAGCACAGAAATAGGAAAGCTGTGTTTGGGATACCAAGGAGTTGGGGTTGCCTGAAGGAGAGATACGCTGTGTGCAGTGTGGTGCCtggaggtggtggtggcggcGGTGGCAAGACATTCAAGGTAAGACCGGCGGATTCAGAGTTCCCAGTTCCTACACCCTGGTTCCCAACATGATTAAAGAACAATCTGAGTAGAGTTCCCACTGGCCCCCAGGTGGGCACTGAGTGCCAGGTAGAAGGCAGGACCTAACTGTCCTCAGGAAAGATTTCCAGACAGAGTCAGGAAAAGGGTTCATGGCCTGAAAGCAACTGGTGGGAGGGCATCCATCAGAGATGAGACAAGGGCACAGAATTTCAGATCACAGACCCACCACCTCATCCAGCACCTCTGGAAGATGGGGTTCTCTCCCCTCCTCAAGGAAATCCCAGGTAGGAATGGCCACAGTGCCCCTCCCCGCTGTTGCACCCAACATCGCTCCCCAGTAAGGACATCCTTGTAATGCTCCAACCCCCATCCCTGTTGCCTGGGGAAAACTCTGTTTCCTCTGTCAGAACTGAAGTACAGTTGCCCTGGGGAGCAGTGGCGGGGATGCGGGGCGGGGGGTTGGGTAGTGGGAGGTGCTGGGGGCTGATGGGGGGTGGTAGCCACACCCTCCCAGGATCCCCCAAGGTCAGTCTCCAGGGTAGCTAGGATTTgatcctcttcccctccccccaaatgCGCCAAGGGTAAGTGGCAGCCATTGATTTTGCAGCGCAGATGATATTTTTAGCTGATCTTAGCATCAGCTACTCCTCCCACCTAGCCACACTCTTCTACTAGGCCTCTCTACTTGGGGGCTGGGAACGGGCACCCCCTGGGCATCCCCCATCATACCCCCCTTCTGCCTCTGCATACTTCCCTCATCCATTCTGAGCTGCCCCTCTCTGTCTCCTATGCTGGGTCAGACTCACTTCTGGCACCCATGCAGTGGTGGGCAGGAGTTCCTGCCAGGACCCAGAGCGCCTGTAAGGCCTCTACTGGGCATGCCCGCCAGTCCCCTTGCCCTCCCTTCCATTctgctctccttcccccaccGGACACTTTCTACTTACTGTCCAGGCAGGGTTCACACACGGTCTGGTTGGCTCCACAAGGCTGGGCCACACCCTCGCCCAGGTTGCAGGCTTTGCAGCACTCTCCGCTGTGGGTGTACAGGCCCGTGAGGCATGCCTCCTTGGCACCTCCAAGGGACACCTGGATGGGGGAAGATGAAGAAGGTCAGACTGGCAAGAGCAAGGAGACAGGATGTATTCCGAGGGAGCAAACACCCCTTCCTGAAGCCTTCTATTGGAACCACCTGGCCTGGGATGAGCTCACCAGGGAGGCATATGGCACTTGAAAGCTGACAGGGAAGAAAGGCAGGGGGACAGCACACCCCTGCAGGCTGCTGGGTTGTGAGATCAAGAGCCTCGGATGCTGACCTTCTGCAAAGTTCACCTTGGGGTTACAGTAACTCCTGGAATCCCAAGGACACACCATGTGGGGAGGGTAACCTGAGGACCAGCAGAGGGCCTTTGGGCGGCGGTCAGGAACCAGCAGGCGAGTTGCAGCTTGCTCAGGGCTCCAGCCAAGGGGGCAACTTGAAGCTGAAATCTAGCCCAAATGACACTTGCTAAGCTGCACACCTGCAGGGATGCGTCTACCCTGAGGGGAATCTTTTTCTAAGAAAGGCTAGCAGAGCTCTACTCTCGGTCCTTAATCCTACCGTTCCATATATTAAGTATCAAATGGGAGGTGTCTGTACCCAAGACCAGAAGGCAGAGGGATGGgaccttgggttcaaatcctgactctgctctGGGAATTCTGATCTGCTCATTTCCCTCTGAGTTTTCATCTCTCTGGAAAGATAAGAGATGGAGACAGCTCAGGGCCCACAGCCAATCATCAGGACTCTGGTGCAAAGACGGGGGAAAAGGACGCCTGTTACCAATGATGAGAAAGTGGCTGCTCTCACCACCCAGCAGCCCTGCTCCCCCAGGGTTTGATTTCCAGCCACCAGCCCTTTTCTCCCTGCCCCCATACAGTCAGTGGGAACAACACTGGAAACAGCGGAAAAGGGAGTCAGATTCTTGCTGCCGAGGCATCTTTGCTCATGGATGGAATGATTTAGCACCAGATTCCCTAGAGGGAGGGGCTGCTGGCAGATTGCTTTATATTTCTGTTCCTTGAAAAAAAGCTTAACGTCTAATAAAACTCCACAGCCTGTTTCCCTGGCTCCAGACCACGCAGTTCCCATTTGATGCTCAGAGGAAGTATGGACTCTTGGGTCATGGGACTAGAGAGGAGCCGTAAGGATCATTTGGGCATTCCTTGCTTCCACATTGGCCAGAATGGCTCCCAATACTCCTTtcccttcagtccttccaattgtCCTGAGGTCTCACTAGGGTTCAGGGGAGGCAGGGGGATAGATAGGTTGGATCAGTCTAGGAGGCAGCCTGCAGTCCTCCAGAGACTGGTGGGGAGGATACAGGCAGCACAGGAGGGGAACCTTGGGTGTTGCCACCGTCCACTCCCAGGTGGCAGGAACACAGTGCTGGGAACATCTGCAGACCAGAAGCCTTGGCCTGGGGAGAGGGTAGTCCCAGATGCAGGCTTTCCCCCAGGAGGTGAGCAAGATTCCTGAAGGGTCTGTATGGATTTCTTTTCATCCTTCAGTGTTCTGCTTAATGGCACTTCATCAGGGAACTGGTTCTGTGGCCCCAGTCTCTGCTTCATCAGGCAGAGCTGCCCTGTCACATGTCCTCCCTGTTCACTCCTGTCTGCTCTGACACTCTACAGAGTCCCCCACTGGACTGTCAGCTCCCTGAGGCCAAGGACTCTGGTTGCCTCAGTGCCTGTGATGGTACCTGGCACATATTAGGGACCCAACATGTATACTTAGGGAATATTTAAGAACATAATATTATACAGCCTCAATTAACTAGCACTTCAGGGACTGACTTTCTGGGTAGCTGAGTTTCCGGGAAATCATGGCTTTGCTGTTCTCACCTAATGTTTCTCACTTTAACCATGGAGGGtgtaccttcctccttctctggAACATGCCTTCACGGTTTCCCCATGACTCAGGGACTCAATATTTACATCAACAAGTATTCCAGGATGCAATGCAGTGAAGCCCTGTGCTTTTTATCCCAGAGTAACACACTTTTGTCTCTTTGAGTTCCCCTGTCAGCGTTTCTTCAGTTCTGCCTGCTCCCTTCCTGTCAGGATATCAGTTGTCAATTCTCGCTGCTACTAGTGGGACCTAAGCAGCCCCTCCCCCGTTCtaatttctggtggctcagtggtaaagaatccccttgccactgcaggagacgtaggttcgattcttgggtcaggaagatctcctggagaaggaaatgttaacccactccagtattcttgcctgggaaatcctatggacagaggagcctggccggcttcAGGGaagatggctacagtccatgggatagcaaaagagcttgacacaacttaagtgactgaacaacagcaaattcaATCTTTAGAAAATATGTAACTAGCCCTGGGAAGAAGGTATATAAATCGAGTGTAAGCAGGATCTGATCTAGCAGAGGGCAATACTCAGAGTAAAAAGTCTACCttcctcctctgctgccttcaCTGCTCTGAGTACTGGCTCACGGCTTACAAGCTGGCTGACCTGTGACAGGTTTGGaatttctctgtgccttagtttctttgTCATTAGGTAACCATGACAGTTTCTGCCTCTCAGGGTTGCTGGAGGCAGTAAATAAATGAGTATGGTGTTTATTCACTTTGGgacctctcttttctcttttccaaggTCCTTTGTGGCTTTTGGCTGTGTTCCAGTTAGTTGAGGCTGGTAGAGAGAACTGGGCTCCAGATAGCTGAGGGGGTCTGTCTGTGGCAGTCATGGGCAGAGGGGCAGCCTCATGCAAGCCCCTCTTCTGGAAGCC
The DNA window shown above is from Bos javanicus breed banteng chromosome 19, ARS-OSU_banteng_1.0, whole genome shotgun sequence and carries:
- the NGFR gene encoding tumor necrosis factor receptor superfamily member 16; amino-acid sequence: MGSGAAGRAMDGPRLLLLLLLLLGVSLGGAKEACLTGLYTHSGECCKACNLGEGVAQPCGANQTVCEPCLDSVTFSDVVSATEPCKPCTECVGLQSMSAPCVEADDAVCRCAYGYYQDETTGRCEACRVCEAGSGLVFSCQDKQNTVCEECPDGTYSDEANHVDPCLPCTVCEDTERQLRECTRWADAECEEIPGRWITRATPPEGSDSTDPSTQEPEVPPEQDLVTSTVSDVVTTVMGSSQPVVTRGTADNLIPVYCSILAAVVVGLVAYIAFKRWNSCKQNKQGANSRPVNQTPPPEGEKLHSDSGISVDSQSLHDQQPHTQTAAGQALKGDGGLYSSLPLAKREEVEKLLNGSAGDTWRHLAGELGYQPEHIDSFTHEACPARALLASWAAQDSATLDTLLAALRRIQRADIVESLCSESTATSPV